AGTTGCTCTATTCCCTAGAGAATGTGCTTCTATATCATCTTTTGCTTTTTTTAGAAGACTTATATTTTTTGTATCTATATTTTCAGTAGAATTAGTATCTCCTCCAGATTTGACTTCACAATACCAAATAAGATCACTTTCATCAGTATAAACAACATCAAAACCTTTTCTTATACTATTCTCTTCTTTATTTTTCATTATAGAAATAGCTTCTAAATTAAGATAAGTAGGAAGTAATAAATGTGTTAACAATTCACCTATCATTCCTTTTTTTGTATCTGCTGTTTTAGTTTGATATCTTTCTAGAAATCTTTTTACTGTCGTATTATAAGTAAATTGAGGTCTTTCTTCTGCATCAACTGAACCATGCCAAAGACTACTTAACATTTGTACTATTTTTTCTTTTAATTCATCACTAAATTCTTCTACATAACATATGTAAACATTATCTTCTAAATTATGATGAAAACTAATACCTGAAATCATATTTATATCTTTCATTAATTTTTAATAAAA
This sequence is a window from Poseidonibacter parvus. Protein-coding genes within it:
- a CDS encoding Hachiman antiphage defense system protein HamA; its protein translation is MISGISFHHNLEDNVYICYVEEFSDELKEKIVQMLSSLWHGSVDAEERPQFTYNTTVKRFLERYQTKTADTKKGMIGELLTHLLLPTYLNLEAISIMKNKEENSIRKGFDVVYTDESDLIWYCEVKSGGDTNSTENIDTKNISLLKKAKDDIEAHSLGNRATLWDSVLIDVNSTIFNSERRLDIKELLDEDHPDTENRNLERNVILSSVLYKNLDTRICPENLKNYKIGVDSENIFVGLVVFSIQKETYSRIEDFLIDQFNENNNE